One genomic segment of Bacteroides caccae includes these proteins:
- a CDS encoding MBL fold metallo-hydrolase, whose protein sequence is MKIKRFEFNMFPVNCYVLWDDTKEAVVIDPGCFYEEEKQALKKFILTNELNVKHLLNTHLHLDHIFGNPFMLKEFGLSAEANKADEYWIDEAPKQSRMFGFQLQEKPVPLGKYLHDGDSITFGHTTLEAIHVPGHSPGSLVYYCKEDNCMFSGDVLFQGSIGRADLTGGNFDELIEHICSRLFVLPNETVVYPGHGAPTTIGMEKAENPFFR, encoded by the coding sequence ATGAAAATAAAAAGATTTGAGTTTAATATGTTTCCCGTAAATTGCTACGTATTATGGGATGACACGAAAGAAGCAGTCGTGATTGACCCCGGCTGCTTTTACGAAGAGGAAAAGCAAGCCTTGAAGAAATTCATTCTTACCAACGAACTGAATGTAAAGCATTTGCTGAATACTCACTTACATCTGGACCATATCTTCGGCAATCCGTTCATGCTGAAAGAATTTGGTCTGTCGGCCGAAGCCAACAAGGCGGACGAATACTGGATTGATGAAGCGCCGAAACAAAGCCGTATGTTCGGATTCCAGTTGCAGGAGAAGCCGGTTCCGCTAGGCAAGTATCTGCACGACGGTGATAGTATCACTTTCGGACATACAACTCTGGAAGCGATACACGTGCCCGGTCATTCACCCGGCAGTCTGGTGTATTATTGTAAAGAAGACAACTGTATGTTCTCCGGCGATGTCCTGTTTCAAGGCAGTATCGGCCGTGCCGACCTCACAGGCGGTAACTTCGACGAGTTGATAGAGCATATTTGCAGCCGTCTTTTTGTCCTCCCCAACGAAACAGTCGTTTACCCGGGACACGGTGCCCCCACGACTATCGGAATGGAGAAAGCTGAGAACCCATTTTTTAGATAA
- the rsmG gene encoding 16S rRNA (guanine(527)-N(7))-methyltransferase RsmG — translation MEIILKYFPDLTEEQRKQFAALYDLYIDWNSKINVISRKDIENLYEHHVLHSLGIAKIIQFRPGTSIMDLGTGGGFPGIPLAILFPETKFHLVDSIGKKVRVATEVANAIGLKNVTFRHARAEEEKQLFDFVVSRAVMPLADLIKIIKKNISPKQQNALPNGLICLKGGELEHETMPFKHKTVIQSLSDSFEEDFFETKKVVYVPI, via the coding sequence GTGGAAATCATACTGAAATATTTTCCTGATCTGACGGAAGAGCAACGCAAACAGTTTGCTGCTCTATACGACCTCTACATCGACTGGAATTCAAAAATCAACGTTATCTCCCGCAAAGATATCGAGAATTTATACGAACATCACGTACTTCATTCGTTGGGTATTGCCAAAATCATCCAGTTCCGTCCCGGCACAAGCATTATGGACTTGGGTACGGGCGGAGGTTTCCCCGGCATTCCTCTGGCAATCTTGTTTCCGGAAACAAAATTTCATCTGGTTGACAGTATCGGCAAGAAAGTGCGCGTAGCAACCGAAGTAGCCAATGCAATCGGACTGAAAAACGTAACTTTCCGCCATGCCCGTGCCGAAGAAGAAAAACAACTGTTCGACTTTGTTGTCAGCCGTGCCGTAATGCCTCTGGCAGATCTGATTAAGATTATCAAAAAGAATATTTCTCCTAAACAGCAGAACGCATTGCCCAACGGATTGATCTGCCTCAAAGGCGGTGAGCTGGAACATGAGACAATGCCGTTCAAGCACAAAACTGTGATTCAAAGTCTGAGCGACAGTTTCGAGGAAGATTTCTTTGAAACAAAGAAGGTGGTATACGTTCCCATTTAA
- a CDS encoding RsiV family protein: MKKQYVSLLAIILSVSGFLFSCHDKMNKNTGALQFDSIQVNETAHLFNDTAKPACNIIINFAYPVKSSDDMLKDSLNAYFISACFGDKYIGEKPENVVKQYTENYISEYRRDLEPMYTEDEKDKEDESSIGAWYSYYKGIESHVQLYEKDLLVYRIDYNEYTGGAHGIYMTTYLNMDLTLMRPLRLDDIFVGDYKEPLTDLIWNQLMADNKVTTHEALEDMGYASTGDITPTENFYLSREGVTFYYNVYDITPYSMGPVKVTIPFPMLEHLLGSNPILGELKD; encoded by the coding sequence ATGAAAAAACAATATGTCAGTCTGCTTGCGATTATACTTTCGGTAAGCGGCTTTTTGTTTTCTTGTCATGACAAGATGAACAAAAATACAGGTGCATTGCAATTCGACAGTATCCAAGTGAATGAAACGGCTCACTTGTTTAATGATACAGCCAAACCGGCATGTAACATTATCATTAACTTTGCTTATCCTGTCAAATCATCGGATGATATGCTGAAAGACAGTTTGAACGCTTATTTCATTTCTGCCTGCTTCGGCGACAAATATATCGGAGAAAAACCGGAGAATGTAGTAAAGCAATACACCGAAAATTACATCAGTGAGTATCGCCGTGACTTGGAACCTATGTATACAGAAGATGAAAAGGACAAAGAAGATGAATCTTCTATCGGTGCCTGGTATTCTTATTATAAGGGTATAGAGAGCCACGTGCAACTCTACGAGAAAGACTTGTTGGTATATCGCATCGACTACAACGAATATACCGGAGGTGCACACGGCATTTACATGACCACTTACCTGAATATGGACCTTACCCTGATGCGTCCCCTCCGCCTGGATGATATTTTTGTAGGAGATTATAAAGAGCCACTGACCGACCTGATCTGGAACCAGCTCATGGCTGACAACAAAGTGACCACTCACGAAGCTTTGGAAGACATGGGATATGCTTCTACCGGCGACATCACCCCGACAGAGAATTTCTATCTCAGCAGAGAGGGCGTCACGTTCTACTACAATGTATACGACATCACTCCATACTCCATGGGCCCCGTCAAAGTGACAATTCCATTCCCAATGTTGGAACATCTGTTAGGCAGCAACCCGATTTTGGGAGAGTTGAAAGATTAA
- a CDS encoding TonB-dependent receptor produces the protein MKYMILGLFSLLATGMYAQVRGTVKDSTGEPVPGANVFWMNTGQGVTTKVDGTFSITKPSKSHILVVSFIGFQNDTIHVDSKKQELEIVLRDGVELKEVNVVSRKLGTMKLRNSVMNEDMISSAELSRAACCNLGESFVTNPSVDVSYSDAATGAKQIKLLGLSGTYVQMLTENIPNYRGAAAPYGLGYVPGPWMQSIQVSKGISSVKNGYEAITGQINVEFKKPQLPEADWVSANLFASTTNRYEANADATLKLSKRWSTSLLAHYENETKAHDGNDDGFVDIPQVEQYNVWNRWAYMGDHYVFQAGFKALSETRSSGQSTHGGMYSSELYKVGIDTERYELFTKNAYIFDKEKNTNLALILSTSWHNQDAMYGRKLYNVDQTNTYASLMFETEFNPQNSFSAGLSFNYDAYDQHYRLNNNADTPLKASDKEAVPGVYVQYTLNLNDQWMLMAGLRGDYSSKHGFFVTPRAHLKYNPNDYVHFRLSAGKGYRTNHVLAENNYLLSSSRKVEIAKNLDMEEAWNLGASVSTYIPVFGKTLNVNAEYYYTDFRKQVVVDMDSNPHEVAFYNLDGRSYSHVLQVEASYPFFKGFTLTGAYRLTDAQTTYKGQRMEKPLTGKYKGLLTASYQTPLGIWQFDATLQLNGGGRMPAPYELADGQLSWSRRYGSFEQLSMQVTRYFRRWSIYVGGENLTNFKQKNPIIDAANPWGDNFDSTMIWGPVHGAKAYVGIRFNLARNGE, from the coding sequence ATGAAATATATGATATTAGGACTGTTCTCGTTGCTTGCCACCGGTATGTATGCGCAAGTACGGGGGACGGTAAAAGATAGTACCGGAGAACCTGTTCCGGGAGCTAATGTGTTCTGGATGAATACAGGACAGGGAGTAACAACAAAAGTAGACGGCACCTTCTCTATTACGAAGCCTTCGAAAAGCCATATACTGGTGGTCAGCTTTATCGGCTTTCAGAATGATACGATCCACGTTGACAGTAAAAAGCAGGAATTGGAGATTGTCCTCCGGGACGGAGTGGAATTGAAAGAAGTGAATGTCGTCAGCCGTAAGTTGGGAACGATGAAGCTGCGTAACAGCGTGATGAACGAGGATATGATAAGCAGTGCCGAGTTGAGCAGGGCCGCTTGTTGCAATTTGGGAGAGAGTTTTGTTACAAATCCTTCGGTGGATGTGAGTTACTCGGATGCGGCAACGGGAGCCAAACAGATAAAATTGTTAGGCTTGTCGGGGACTTATGTGCAGATGTTGACGGAGAACATCCCGAACTATCGTGGGGCTGCAGCCCCTTATGGCTTGGGGTATGTTCCCGGTCCCTGGATGCAGAGTATACAGGTTTCCAAAGGAATTTCTTCCGTAAAGAACGGCTACGAAGCTATTACGGGACAGATCAATGTGGAGTTTAAAAAGCCGCAATTACCTGAGGCCGACTGGGTATCTGCCAACCTTTTTGCAAGTACCACGAATCGTTATGAAGCTAATGCTGATGCCACTTTGAAACTTTCCAAACGGTGGAGTACCTCGTTATTGGCGCATTATGAAAATGAAACAAAAGCACATGACGGCAATGATGACGGATTTGTGGATATTCCACAGGTAGAACAGTATAATGTCTGGAACCGTTGGGCATATATGGGCGACCATTATGTTTTTCAGGCAGGTTTCAAAGCTCTTTCCGAGACTCGTAGCAGTGGACAGTCCACGCATGGAGGTATGTACTCCAGTGAACTGTATAAGGTCGGGATTGACACGGAACGCTACGAACTGTTCACTAAAAACGCTTACATATTTGATAAGGAGAAGAATACGAATCTAGCTTTGATTCTGTCCACTTCCTGGCACAATCAGGATGCGATGTACGGACGGAAATTGTATAATGTAGACCAGACTAATACATACGCTTCTCTGATGTTTGAAACGGAATTTAATCCGCAGAATAGTTTCTCCGCAGGATTGAGCTTTAACTATGACGCATACGATCAGCATTATCGTTTGAATAATAACGCGGATACCCCTCTCAAAGCTTCTGATAAAGAGGCTGTTCCCGGTGTGTATGTGCAATATACCTTGAATCTGAATGACCAATGGATGTTAATGGCCGGTCTTCGGGGAGATTATAGCAGTAAACACGGTTTCTTTGTGACTCCGCGCGCGCATCTTAAATATAATCCGAATGATTATGTACACTTCCGGCTTTCTGCCGGTAAGGGATACCGTACAAATCATGTGCTGGCAGAAAACAACTACTTACTTTCCAGTAGCCGGAAGGTGGAGATTGCGAAAAATCTGGATATGGAAGAAGCATGGAACTTGGGTGCCAGTGTTTCTACTTATATTCCGGTATTCGGTAAGACGCTGAATGTCAACGCAGAATATTATTATACGGATTTCCGGAAGCAAGTTGTTGTAGATATGGATAGTAATCCTCATGAAGTGGCTTTTTATAATCTGGACGGACGTTCGTATTCGCACGTACTCCAGGTGGAAGCAAGCTATCCTTTCTTCAAAGGTTTCACTCTGACCGGTGCCTATCGGTTGACGGACGCACAAACTACTTATAAAGGTCAGCGAATGGAGAAACCACTAACCGGCAAGTATAAAGGATTGTTGACGGCTTCTTATCAGACTCCGTTGGGAATCTGGCAGTTTGATGCGACCTTGCAACTTAATGGCGGGGGCAGAATGCCTGCTCCTTACGAATTGGCGGACGGGCAACTCTCATGGAGTCGTCGTTATGGTAGCTTCGAACAGCTTAGTATGCAGGTGACTCGTTATTTCCGTCGCTGGTCTATCTATGTGGGAGGCGAGAATCTGACGAACTTCAAGCAGAAGAACCCGATCATTGATGCAGCGAATCCTTGGGGAGATAATTTCGATTCTACCATGATTTGGGGACCTGTGCACGGTGCAAAAGCCTATGTCGGCATACGTTTCAATCTGGCAAGAAACGGTGAATAA
- a CDS encoding heavy-metal-associated domain-containing protein yields MKTRRWIATCVVALLGVTVVLAKDIRVVVFKVAQMHCEKCEKKVKDNMRFEKGLKDLSTEVKTKTVTITYDADKTNVKNLQAGFKKFNYEAEFVKETKKDDKKADKK; encoded by the coding sequence ATGAAAACAAGAAGATGGATAGCCACTTGCGTGGTGGCTCTTTTGGGTGTGACTGTCGTATTGGCGAAAGATATTCGTGTCGTAGTGTTCAAAGTGGCTCAAATGCATTGTGAAAAGTGTGAAAAGAAAGTGAAGGACAATATGCGCTTTGAGAAGGGGCTGAAGGACTTGTCGACTGAGGTGAAAACCAAAACCGTCACTATCACTTACGACGCGGATAAAACAAATGTAAAGAACTTGCAGGCAGGGTTTAAGAAGTTCAATTATGAAGCTGAATTTGTAAAAGAAACAAAGAAAGACGATAAAAAAGCGGATAAGAAGTAA
- a CDS encoding heavy metal translocating P-type ATPase gives MVKKNFPVLNMHCAGCANNVERTVRKLPGVIEASVNFATNTLTVSYESDKLAPGEIRAAVLAAGYDLIVEEVHKEERQEEEQHRRYLRLKRKVIGAWILVVPLLIFSMVLMHVPYSNEIQLVLTIPVLVLFGGGFYTGAWKQAKIGRSNMDTLVALSTSIAFLFSLFNTFFPEFWYARGLEPHVYYEASAVIIAFVLTGKLMEERAKGNTSNAIRKLMGMQPKVARVLRNGVEEEILIDQLQVGDLVVVRPGEQIPVDGQLSEGDSYVDESMISGEPIPVEKKKGDKVLAGTINQRGSFIISATQVGSETVLARIIHMVQEAQGSKAPVQRIVDRITGIFVPVVLGIAILTFILWVVIGGSEYMSYGIMSAVSVLVIACPCALGLATPTALMVGIGKAAGQHILIKDAVALEQMRKVNVVVLDKTGTLTEGHPTATGWLWAQPQEPHFKNVLLAAELKSEHPLAGAIVAALQEEEKIKPATLDSFESITGKGIKVSYQGRTYWVGSHKLLKDFGAIVSDVMADMLVRYESDGNGIIYFGCENELLAIIAVSDPIKATSAEAVKELKRQGIDICMLTGDGQRTALAVSSRLGIERFVADALPDDKAEFIRELQLQGKKVAMVGDGINDSQALALADVSIAMGKGTDIAMDVAMVTLMTSDLLLLPKAFQLSKQTVKLIHQNLFWAFIYNLIGIPIAAGVLFPLNGLLLNPMLASAAMAFSSVSVVLNSLSLGRRSL, from the coding sequence ATGGTAAAGAAGAATTTTCCCGTGCTCAATATGCATTGTGCGGGATGTGCAAATAATGTAGAAAGAACAGTCAGGAAGTTGCCGGGGGTCATAGAGGCTTCTGTCAATTTTGCTACCAATACATTAACCGTTTCTTATGAGAGCGATAAACTGGCTCCCGGGGAGATTCGTGCGGCAGTGCTTGCAGCAGGTTACGACTTGATTGTAGAGGAAGTTCATAAAGAAGAACGTCAGGAGGAGGAACAACATAGGCGTTATCTTCGTCTGAAGCGGAAGGTAATCGGTGCGTGGATTCTGGTAGTCCCTTTGCTTATTTTCTCAATGGTATTGATGCATGTGCCATACTCTAATGAAATTCAGTTGGTACTGACTATTCCTGTATTGGTACTTTTCGGCGGCGGTTTTTACACGGGAGCCTGGAAACAGGCAAAAATAGGACGGAGCAATATGGATACGTTGGTTGCGCTAAGTACGTCCATTGCTTTCTTGTTCAGTCTCTTTAATACTTTCTTCCCTGAGTTCTGGTATGCCCGCGGACTGGAACCTCATGTTTATTATGAGGCCTCTGCGGTAATTATAGCTTTCGTCCTGACCGGGAAACTTATGGAAGAACGTGCCAAGGGAAATACATCGAATGCGATTCGCAAGTTAATGGGAATGCAACCTAAAGTAGCCCGTGTATTGCGTAACGGAGTGGAAGAAGAAATATTGATAGACCAACTGCAAGTAGGAGATTTGGTAGTCGTTCGTCCGGGAGAACAGATTCCCGTGGACGGTCAGCTCTCCGAGGGTGATTCGTATGTGGACGAAAGTATGATTAGCGGTGAGCCGATTCCTGTGGAAAAGAAGAAAGGTGATAAAGTACTGGCAGGAACTATCAATCAGCGTGGTTCATTTATTATCAGTGCCACGCAGGTGGGTAGTGAAACAGTGCTTGCCCGTATCATTCACATGGTGCAGGAAGCTCAGGGAAGTAAAGCTCCGGTGCAGCGTATTGTCGACCGTATTACAGGGATCTTTGTCCCTGTTGTGCTGGGAATTGCTATTCTGACATTTATCCTTTGGGTTGTTATCGGCGGTAGCGAATATATGTCTTATGGGATAATGTCGGCTGTGTCTGTTCTTGTGATTGCCTGTCCGTGCGCTTTAGGACTTGCTACGCCTACTGCATTAATGGTGGGTATCGGTAAGGCTGCCGGACAACATATCTTGATCAAGGATGCAGTTGCTTTGGAACAGATGCGCAAAGTAAATGTAGTGGTATTGGATAAGACCGGAACACTGACCGAAGGGCATCCTACCGCTACCGGCTGGTTATGGGCACAGCCTCAGGAACCACATTTCAAAAATGTGCTTCTGGCTGCGGAACTGAAATCAGAACATCCGTTGGCGGGTGCGATTGTTGCTGCACTCCAAGAGGAGGAGAAGATCAAACCCGCTACGCTGGACAGCTTTGAAAGTATTACGGGGAAAGGAATCAAGGTGTCTTATCAGGGACGTACTTACTGGGTAGGTAGCCATAAACTCCTGAAAGATTTCGGTGCTATCGTGAGCGATGTAATGGCTGATATGTTGGTTCGTTATGAATCGGACGGTAATGGTATCATTTACTTTGGTTGCGAGAACGAACTGTTGGCTATTATTGCGGTTTCCGATCCTATTAAAGCAACATCCGCCGAAGCGGTGAAAGAACTGAAACGTCAGGGTATTGATATTTGTATGCTTACCGGTGACGGACAACGTACTGCGTTGGCAGTATCTTCCCGGTTGGGAATCGAACGTTTTGTAGCTGACGCTTTGCCCGACGACAAGGCCGAATTTATACGTGAACTGCAATTGCAGGGAAAGAAAGTGGCAATGGTAGGTGACGGCATTAACGACTCACAAGCTCTGGCACTGGCAGACGTCAGTATCGCTATGGGGAAAGGGACGGATATTGCTATGGATGTAGCTATGGTTACCTTGATGACTTCCGATCTGTTGTTGCTTCCTAAAGCCTTTCAGTTATCGAAGCAAACAGTAAAGTTGATTCATCAGAACCTTTTCTGGGCGTTTATCTATAACTTGATTGGTATTCCTATTGCTGCCGGTGTCCTGTTCCCATTGAACGGCTTGCTGTTGAACCCGATGCTGGCGAGTGCGGCAATGGCCTTTTCCAGTGTGAGCGTGGTACTTAATTCGTTGAGTCTGGGAAGAAGAAGTCTTTGA
- a CDS encoding helix-turn-helix domain-containing protein gives MKMDFPQVDLPTEVLAWTNVTEDILNIYKQSCRLQACIVAICTEGSMKASINLLDYEIRPNDLITLLPGTIIQFRERTEKVCLCFVGFSAHCTGRVNLMKNIGNAYPKLLEQPVVPLSEDVAGYLKDYFALLSRASCNENFDMDPELVELSLQTILTSIRLIYHNYPGENSSSNRKKEICRELIQSITEHYKDERRAQFYADQLGISLQHLSTTVRQVTGKSVLDTIAYIVIMDAKAKLKGTNMTIQEIAYSLNFPSASFFGKYFRRYVGMTPLEFRNR, from the coding sequence ATGAAAATGGATTTTCCACAGGTAGATTTACCTACTGAAGTATTAGCATGGACGAACGTCACGGAAGACATTCTGAATATTTATAAGCAATCTTGCCGATTGCAAGCCTGTATTGTAGCCATATGTACGGAGGGGTCGATGAAGGCATCGATTAACCTGCTTGATTATGAAATCCGTCCGAATGACCTGATTACATTACTGCCGGGAACAATCATCCAGTTTCGGGAAAGAACAGAAAAGGTATGTCTTTGTTTCGTCGGTTTCTCCGCTCATTGTACCGGACGGGTCAACTTGATGAAAAATATTGGAAACGCTTATCCTAAACTTTTAGAACAACCGGTGGTACCGCTTTCCGAAGATGTTGCCGGTTATCTGAAAGACTATTTCGCCTTATTATCCCGGGCCAGTTGCAATGAAAACTTCGATATGGACCCGGAACTGGTAGAATTGTCACTCCAGACTATTCTGACAAGTATTCGGCTGATATACCACAACTATCCCGGAGAAAACAGCAGCTCAAACCGCAAAAAAGAAATTTGCCGGGAACTGATCCAATCTATCACCGAGCATTACAAAGATGAACGCCGTGCGCAATTCTACGCCGATCAATTAGGAATCTCCCTCCAACACCTGAGTACCACGGTGAGGCAAGTAACGGGCAAAAGTGTATTGGATACCATTGCTTACATTGTTATCATGGACGCCAAAGCAAAACTGAAAGGGACCAATATGACTATACAAGAAATAGCCTATTCGCTGAACTTCCCCAGCGCCTCTTTCTTCGGCAAGTATTTCAGACGATATGTGGGAATGACACCATTGGAATTCAGAAACAGATAA
- the lipB gene encoding lipoyl(octanoyl) transferase LipB, translating to MKTVFIDWNLIPYAEAWQRQTEWFDGIVRAKAEGEPYENHIIMCEHPHVYTLGRSGKENNMLLSEEQLKAIDATLYHIDRGGDITYHGPGQLVCYPILNLEEFRLGLKEYVHLLEEAVIRVCASYGIEAGRLEKATGVWLEGNTSRARKICAIGVRSSHYVTMHGLALNVNTDLRYFSYIHPCGFIDKGVTSLRQELKHDVPMDEVKQRLEGELRILFQCQAAKYGA from the coding sequence ATGAAAACAGTTTTTATCGATTGGAATTTGATACCGTATGCCGAGGCATGGCAACGGCAGACGGAATGGTTCGACGGGATAGTCCGTGCGAAAGCGGAAGGAGAACCGTACGAGAACCATATCATTATGTGCGAACATCCTCACGTCTACACTTTGGGACGTAGCGGAAAGGAAAATAATATGTTGTTGAGTGAGGAACAACTAAAAGCTATTGATGCTACGCTTTACCATATTGACCGGGGCGGAGACATTACTTATCATGGTCCCGGACAGTTAGTTTGCTACCCGATTCTGAATCTGGAGGAGTTCCGGTTGGGATTGAAGGAATATGTTCATCTGTTGGAAGAAGCGGTGATACGTGTCTGCGCATCTTATGGCATTGAAGCGGGACGTCTGGAGAAAGCGACGGGTGTCTGGCTGGAAGGTAATACGTCTCGTGCCCGTAAGATTTGCGCGATAGGAGTGAGGAGTAGTCATTATGTCACTATGCACGGGCTGGCCCTGAATGTGAATACGGATTTGCGCTATTTCAGCTACATTCATCCTTGCGGGTTTATTGATAAAGGCGTCACTTCTCTGCGTCAGGAGTTGAAGCACGATGTGCCTATGGACGAAGTGAAGCAACGCCTCGAGGGTGAACTTAGAATACTATTCCAATGCCAAGCTGCCAAGTACGGTGCATGA
- a CDS encoding PorV/PorQ family protein, which yields MKRLKHFLLASCLLPGFLAAQGGANAYFLELAPDAQSAGMAGTGLAITDNGSTAIFHNASTIVFSQEVMGASYSYADINKDYSMHSASVFYKIGREGNHGFTVGFRHFKNPKQRLDGDQNDNFRPHIWDLEAGYFSTVAKNLSLSLTFRYLQAKAWKDADTKNSVCLDFGATYHRNMALLDEMASWSIGFQAANLGKKIDGYKLPAKLGLGGAIDLPFSMENRLQVALDFNYLLPSEIRQLQAGIGAEYNFLKYGVVRAGYHFGDKDKGVGNYGTLGCGINFWPIRADFSYALADKDCFMHRTWQLGIGIVF from the coding sequence ATGAAACGACTTAAACATTTCCTTCTCGCCTCATGCTTGTTGCCCGGCTTTCTGGCTGCGCAAGGAGGCGCAAACGCCTACTTTCTGGAACTTGCTCCGGATGCCCAATCAGCAGGTATGGCCGGCACGGGATTAGCTATCACCGACAATGGAAGTACAGCTATCTTTCATAATGCTTCTACCATTGTTTTCTCACAAGAAGTAATGGGCGCAAGTTATTCGTACGCTGACATAAACAAAGATTACTCGATGCACAGCGCATCTGTTTTCTATAAAATCGGAAGAGAAGGGAATCATGGTTTCACAGTAGGTTTCCGTCATTTTAAGAATCCGAAGCAAAGACTGGACGGTGATCAGAACGATAACTTCCGCCCGCATATATGGGATCTGGAAGCCGGATATTTCAGTACTGTAGCCAAGAACCTGTCCTTGTCTCTTACATTCAGATATTTACAGGCTAAAGCTTGGAAGGATGCGGACACCAAAAACTCGGTTTGCCTTGACTTCGGAGCAACTTATCACCGCAATATGGCTCTTTTGGATGAAATGGCTTCCTGGAGCATCGGTTTCCAGGCTGCTAACTTAGGAAAAAAGATAGACGGTTACAAACTTCCCGCCAAACTAGGCCTGGGAGGTGCAATCGACCTGCCATTCAGCATGGAGAACCGTCTGCAAGTGGCACTCGACTTCAACTATCTGCTTCCTTCCGAAATCCGCCAACTTCAGGCAGGAATCGGCGCCGAATATAACTTCCTGAAATACGGGGTAGTCCGTGCAGGATACCACTTCGGAGATAAAGACAAGGGAGTAGGCAACTACGGAACACTTGGCTGCGGAATAAACTTCTGGCCGATCCGTGCCGACTTCTCCTACGCACTGGCAGACAAAGACTGTTTCATGCACCGTACTTGGCAGCTTGGCATTGGAATAGTATTCTAA
- a CDS encoding N-acetylmuramoyl-L-alanine amidase-like domain-containing protein, giving the protein MRRLLSIIISLITVMAFAQQPVESTSNESDPMLRIGKSYLGTRYVANTLDRNEVEQLVINTKEVDCLTFVEYTLAQALGSSFADNLQRIRYRDGIINGYPSRLHYTSDWIDNGLRNGFLTDVTARNSSRTTKLSLSYMSTHPKQYKKLADSPENVTQMAEYEKALSGKTVSWLPKSELPENGLPWIMNGDIIAITTKLPGLDIAHVGIAYYVNGKLHLLHASSTLGKVVVSEKPFNHMLNNNKSWTGIRVVRMSHSKNN; this is encoded by the coding sequence ATGCGGAGACTGCTATCTATCATAATATCGCTTATCACTGTTATGGCATTTGCACAACAGCCCGTTGAATCAACTTCAAACGAGTCTGACCCTATGCTAAGAATCGGAAAGTCTTACTTGGGGACCAGATACGTAGCCAACACGTTGGACCGGAACGAAGTAGAGCAACTGGTTATCAACACCAAAGAAGTAGATTGCCTGACCTTTGTAGAATATACACTGGCACAAGCACTCGGTTCTTCTTTTGCCGATAACTTGCAAAGGATACGTTACCGGGACGGTATCATCAATGGATACCCCTCCCGCCTGCATTATACTTCCGACTGGATTGATAATGGTCTCCGCAACGGTTTTCTGACTGACGTTACAGCCCGAAACAGTTCCCGTACTACGAAACTTTCTCTTTCATATATGTCCACGCATCCCAAACAATATAAAAAATTGGCTGATTCTCCGGAAAATGTAACACAAATGGCAGAATACGAGAAAGCATTATCCGGAAAAACTGTATCTTGGTTGCCGAAAAGCGAATTACCGGAAAACGGATTACCCTGGATTATGAACGGAGATATTATCGCTATCACTACGAAGCTTCCCGGACTGGACATAGCCCATGTGGGAATAGCCTATTACGTAAACGGAAAACTGCATCTGCTGCACGCTTCTTCCACGCTGGGAAAAGTGGTTGTCAGCGAGAAGCCTTTCAATCACATGTTGAACAATAATAAATCGTGGACAGGTATACGTGTTGTCCGAATGTCTCACTCTAAAAATAACTGA